The genomic window ATGAGTAAATTATACTGCAACATAACACTTAATGGGCCACATTGCATGTAAAACAGAACATGTGCAGTGAAATGTGTGGAATAGAAAATCTGCAGCTGTAAAATAAGTATGTGATGCTGGTCCGGTTCTGTTCTGAATATGGTTCCTGTGGATGGTTCTGGATGATTCCTCCTGAGGAATTAAATTGTTCTCCACCTTCCTCATCCCCTCCATCCATGTTTTATTGATGTTCGCCTcatgaatatttgaaaatctGCCAGTGTGACTGGAAAGTATCATGAGGGAGCTTTTAGAGAATGTGCGTTGTCACATCACTGAGgcagcagaacctctgcagCTTCATCTTTATTTCATCAGAACGGCTCATCGAcaccaaaccagaaccagaaccagacagaggCTCCGTCACGCAGACATGAAGAGCAACAGCTAAAACTCAGACGTATTCAACTCTCTGTTCTGTTGTTTCAGGTGTTCCTGTCCTGGAGGCTCCGACGTGGCCTGAACGGAAGGTAACTATGGCGCCACAGCACCACCTGCTGGACACCTGCAGCATTACAGCAGCATCAAAAACTGATAAATTGGTCATTTATGTTTCTATCTtactcccgaccccactaagggacaagggtgcaagaaaatggatggatggatgtttctaTCTTTATGTTCCTGTGggaatgttgacatttttgtgcaatTCATACAGCAAGATGCTGAATATCTGTACAACCTAAATATGTATGTATAGCACGTTGGAGTATAGGgcataacaaataaaaataaaactgagaataaagtatcattacaagaataaagttaaaataatatgagATAGAAGTCGTAACATAATTACGattgtattaatattaaaatggcTTTAGTCTCGTATTTATTTTCgcagactttattctcaaattgCTTCATtctcatgactttattctcatactaTTTTGACTATTTTCATAAGATCTGACGCCACtctattttgtttacatttggtcAAGAAGGAAGTTGCCCTCGGTGTCTTCGtaggtttctgtgttgtttccttcagtggttcttggtgcagcgccaccacaggtgagaaggggaacgttttttttaaaagggtttAGTTCATTTGACACTTTGAGGTGTGAAAGCGAAGCACAGtagttgaaaatgtaacaaacgttttagttttagtttcaaactgACTCTActggactgtcaggtgtgaaaactccCTTAAGTTCCTGCTGCAGTTTCACTCTGGTTCAGAAGTTATAGAATCTGGTTTTtactctggttctgttctgttctgtgtttcaGGTTCCGTCCTTCCCGCCTTTCCTCCATCTTTGTTCAGACCCGTTGCTGGGCAACAAGCAGCCAGTCACTAAGCGCCACAGGAAGCTGCTACTGAAGGGCGCCCCCTCTGGAGGTTCTACGGCACTGAGGACGCAGCGGTCTCGGCACCGCCAGCTGAACGACGTCTGCTCTATGTACCAGCCGGTCCGCCGGAAGCAGCGGGTCAGGCTGCAGCAGGTGTCCCGGCTTTACGTGGAGGACCGGTTCCAGCTGCTGTACTGTGAGGTTCCGAAAGCTGGCTGCTCCAACTGGAAACGGGTCCTGATGGTTCTGGCAGGCAGAGCCCGGTCCACTCAGGATATTCCTCATGATGCAGCTCATTACAGCAATCAGCTGCGGCGGCTGGACAGCTACGATCGGGCCGGTATCGCCGAGAGACTCCAAACCTACACCAAGGTCCTGTTCGTCAGGGAGCCCTTTGAGCGGCTCGTCTCGGCTTTCCGGGACAAGTTTGAAAGTCCGAACTCCTACTACCATCCCGTGTTTGGACGGGCCATTATTTCCAGGTACCGGGCCAACGCCACAGGGTCGGGTCTGAAAACTGGCGCCGGCGTCACTTTCAGGGAGTTCGTTCAGTACCTGCTGGACGCGCAGCGACCCGTTGGGATGGACATACACTGGGAGCGGGTCGGCCAGCTCTGCAGCCCGTGTCTGATCCACTACGACTTCATTGGGAAGATCGAGAGCCTGCAGGAGGACGCCGACTTCCTGCTGCGCGGCATCGGCGCTCCGGGAAACCTCACCTTCCCGGACTTCAAGGACAGGAACCCGCGGGAGAAGCGGACCTCGTCCAGAATCACGCAGGATTATTTCTCCCAGCTGAACGGCACGGAGAGGCAGAAGGTGTTTGACTTTTACTACAAGGACTACCTGATGTTCAGCTACCCCAAACCCTTCCCTGACCTGCACTGACTTAAAGGGGCcgtatcatgtaaaatcaactttttttttttagctttacataattttatattattcccgaatcaaaaatatacatggagtgttgctttgattctttcatgcatgtttcagaaatcctttaatctccatggcaaccattcagctatgcaaaacacctgggtggaccgagccccgccttcaaggtcgaagctcctcctcacagctgataaaaatgtattcaaattttGCCAAAGGGttaatatgtaatttttataacaactgaaggtcaCATAGTttattatgctataaaatggcaccatgtgcctgaaaaaacataatactgcccctttaatggaCGGTCTGAACTGAGATTTGTTCTGAGTCCAGAACCAGACAATCCCTGGACTTGCGCTGAGGTTTTCTGTCGTTGGTAGCAGAATTTGATCAGAACCAGGTCCAAGCTGAGACCTGGATTAAAGGTAAAGGCTGATAATCAGATCAATGGATCGATCGGGTCCTTCAGGAAcaacaattttatattttatacgcaagttaaatatttaattagcaagctaatttagataactaaatatttagtttgcaaattatttaatatttagcaaACAATATTTAGAACCTAAACTACTAAATATTGGGAGTTTACCACTATTTAGAgggtaaactaaatatttaactactaaatatttaatatatttataattttattaagctaAATAGTTGGATAAAATGGCAACTAGGAAGGTAAAGAGACAAAAAGCTGAATATACTTTAAgtcaggggtcaccaaccttTTTGAGCCTGGGAGCTACTTCACAGGTCCAGAGCAACACGAAGGGCTACTTTTCTTGGCTCAGCCtttataacaataatacatATGATTACATGCCgtctaataatattaatgttaggGACTATTCACAATAGTTATCAGTAATTATTACCATGGCAGCTATGGTTAATTGCTATTATGTGATCAGAAGctcttagtttagttttaagttTGATTCCCTTTCTTagcttttctgtgtgattctaaATTTCCCACAAGTGACTGACAGTCTGAATTATTGCAGCTGCTGGACGCACTgtgagattttcctttaaataaaagaaaagttattgtatatttttattatccctctttattattaacaaattgtgcagagaaaaaaatgtccgACAGATTATAAGGTAGCACAAAACTATCCCTGCACCTGACCTGTAAAGTGCGCATCTCTCCAATGCGCATCATGTGCGCGTCGCACAAAACCAGCGCAAACTTAAACCACTAAAGCAGCGAACCCTTTTTTAACACAAACGATGCTAAATACTAATAAATACATGGAAGCGGAACCGACCTGTGATCCACGGAAAGAGGAGGATGTTGATCCCGGTTCAGGTGTCAGACgtgcagaggaggagaaggtgaaGCAACATTGTTTGCTTAGTTTTTACTCTTTTAGAAAACGTTTCAACtacattaaattgtttaacCCGCAGTCTTAGAGCGACGCTAAGTATGAGCGGCAGATGTCAGCTAACGGGTGACCCGCTAACTGTCCGGTTCGGGAAACATCAAAAAGCTCATAACCGGCGACCCGTCAGAACCGAACACGGTAAAAAGCTCAACCGGATCCGAACCGCTCCTAGAACTGCGGGAGGTTCAAACCCCGCTCATTCAGTTTTAGCTTACAGAAAAAGCGCCGAGCcgccaaataaacaaaagcaaactgacCAATAAGATTTAAGCTTTGGGTGCCCTTTGACCCCCACAGACTCAGATGTGCGCTATGTACAAGATGTTTTGAcgcataatatatatttttctccacaattttaATTGTAAAGAGGGTTCGATAATTAAAATTtcggaaattttattttatttttttttacttcaagttttaaaaaaaagacctaaGAGCTCCTCCCACTCTAAGCTAGGCAGAGAGGGAGCAGCAGGCGCTGCTGCCCTCCGATAACATCCTGCAGGCGCATATTCTGAACTTTAACCATAGAAGagttttatgcataaaaatttacatttgaaatttttttataattagcttttttttaaattctgaatataaacaaattttactacttcaatgtaaaaatattacataatttatttgGCAATGCTCCCTAATGAGAATGGCTATTTTTAGAACTTGCCCCGCGGGCGACTGACAAGGGGCCCGCGGGCGACAGGGGGCCCGCGGGCACCAcgttggtgacccctgctttAAGTCATGCTTGTAAAATTCCCCAGCGTTAAACACTCACACTATAAGGAGTGAATTTCAGGCTCCGGATCTTAAACAagtctttatgtttttactaCCAGCTTTAACACTGCCATCACAACACCATGTGTTTCTCAATAAACCTGAGTCTGTTTTTAACATGTCCAGCTTGTGTTTTTATCCTGAAACTGTTCTGCTCCGTCTCCCAC from Poecilia reticulata strain Guanapo linkage group LG6, Guppy_female_1.0+MT, whole genome shotgun sequence includes these protein-coding regions:
- the LOC103466378 gene encoding carbohydrate sulfotransferase 8-like, translating into MKLLRSRPLLRWCLLLLGVGSLLLLVLLQHLTDSVQQQNPGVPVLEAPTWPERKVPSFPPFLHLCSDPLLGNKQPVTKRHRKLLLKGAPSGGSTALRTQRSRHRQLNDVCSMYQPVRRKQRVRLQQVSRLYVEDRFQLLYCEVPKAGCSNWKRVLMVLAGRARSTQDIPHDAAHYSNQLRRLDSYDRAGIAERLQTYTKVLFVREPFERLVSAFRDKFESPNSYYHPVFGRAIISRYRANATGSGLKTGAGVTFREFVQYLLDAQRPVGMDIHWERVGQLCSPCLIHYDFIGKIESLQEDADFLLRGIGAPGNLTFPDFKDRNPREKRTSSRITQDYFSQLNGTERQKVFDFYYKDYLMFSYPKPFPDLH